In one Nicotiana sylvestris chromosome 8, ASM39365v2, whole genome shotgun sequence genomic region, the following are encoded:
- the LOC104219988 gene encoding uncharacterized protein has protein sequence MPAYAKFLKEILTKKRKIEETSVVKLIEHCSAVLQNKLPQKSEDLGSFTILCSLGTINFDKSLCDSGASINLMPLSIYRKLENEIGEIRSTPISLQLADQTTLITKGIVEDVLVRMDNFVFPVDFIVLKMEENKEVPLILGRPFLTSGRAVLDIHERKLMLQVGEEPVTFNIDVETGTQKEKPAASIEWKVKNSKEKAVVSEKDKCMMYPKKVEKKLSAWICALVWA, from the coding sequence ATGCCAGCTTATGCCAAATTCTTGAAGGAGATCCTgacaaagaagagaaaaatagaggaGACCTCAGTGGTCAAGCTCATAGAGCATTGCAGCGCGGTATTGCAAAATAAACTCCCACAAAAGAGTGAAGATCTAGGAAGTTTTACTATACTTTGCTCTTTAGGCACTATTAATTTTGATAAATCTTTATGTGATTCTGGTGCCTCAATTAATCTAATGCCTttgtctatttatagaaaactaGAGAATGAGATCGGAGAGATAAGGTCAACACCAATATCTTTGCAGCTGGCAGACCAAACGACTCTAATAACCAAGGGGATAGTTGAAGATGTCTTAGTTCGGATGGATAATTTTGTATTTCCTGTAGATTTTATTGTGTTGAAGATGGAGGAAAATAAGGAGGTCCCCCTAATCCTAGGAAGACCATTCTTAACATCGGGTAGAGCAGTATTAGATATACATGAGAGAAAACTCATGCTTCAAGTGGGTGAGGAGCCTGTAACTTTCAATATAGATGTAGAAACGGGGACACAAAAGGAAAAACCAGCTGCAAGTATTGAGTGGAAAGTGAAGAACTCGAAAGAGAAGGCTGTAGTGAGTGAGAAAGATAAGTGTATGATGTACCCCAAGAAGGTTGAGAAGAAGCTATCTGCGTGGATATGTGCATTAGTTTGGGCGTGA